One genomic segment of Ricinus communis isolate WT05 ecotype wild-type chromosome 5, ASM1957865v1, whole genome shotgun sequence includes these proteins:
- the LOC8261452 gene encoding UV excision repair protein RAD23 homolog B: MSSLHKFKLLATQCAVVSGTPTQSPTTSPVIHLRRRKTLRMLLSRTTPDHHHHHHQRRRLPRRDDHHSDLQKDPPEKKRVRRKLKELFVSSPPFEDKENENQDDADEDVDLLPVTDSGGGNSGGGSGGGGGGGGGFTARRGGGGLRPLSGTLRYRLLRRAWRPVLVTIPE; encoded by the coding sequence ATGTCATCTCTTCACAAGTTCAAGCTTCTAGCAACTCAATGCGCAGTAGTTTCAGGAACCCCAACCCAGAGCCCTACTACAAGTCCCGTCATTCACCTCCGCCGCCGGAAGACTCTCCGCATGCTCCTCTCTCGCACTACTCCTgatcatcaccatcatcatcatcaacgcCGCCGCCTTCCTCGCCGTGATGACCACCACTCTGATCTCCAGAAAGATCCGCCTGAGAAGAAGAGAGTTCGGAGAAAATTGAAAGAGTTGTTCGTTTCGTCACCGCCGTTTGAAGATAAAGAGAATGAGAATCAAGATGATGCCGATGAGGATGTGGATTTGTTACCGGTTACAGATTCGGGAGGTGGAAATTCTGGCGGGGGTTCTGGTGGcggtggtggaggtggaggaGGATTTACTGCTCGGCGCGGCGGAGGAGGTCTGAGACCGTTATCTGGTACGCTTAGGTATAGATTATTGAGAAGAGCGTGGCGGCCGGTGCTGGTAACAATCCCTGAGTAG